ttttttattttataagaaaaataaaatatattaatttgaaaattataattaaatatatattctattttattattattattattattattttttttttaaatcttATGAATGTTACGTTGAaattgaatttttttttgttttttttttctatatgtattaatttatgaaacgttgtatttttaaatatatcttttttaattatgaATTTGTATAGTAGTTAATATAAAGTGTTTGTTTACtcttcatatttatatatatatatattttcccgttttatctttattattcgaatttatattcatataatatatatatatttatttatttatatatattttttattattattattatttttttgttgttgtataataatagagagaaaaatgaaaagcTTAAAAGTGGTATTATGTTTGGGTATGATATCAGCTTGTATGCTTGTTGGTACATATGGTCGAATGAACGTAGTGTCTCAAAACTCTATGAAAAGGGTTGGGGAAGAAGGTAAGGGTGAAAAGATTATATCATGTGTTGTGGAATATGTAATCAATGGGGATTTAAGTATTGATGATGGGGATTTTTGTGATAGTAATTCGATTTGTTCGAATAATCCTGGTTTATGTGATAATGGACAAGTAGTTGTAC
This genomic interval from Plasmodium reichenowi strain SY57 chromosome Unknown, whole genome shotgun sequence contains the following:
- a CDS encoding von Willebrand factor A domain-related protein; the encoded protein is MKSLKVVLCLGMISACMLVGTYGRMNVVSQNSMKRVGEEGKGEKIISCVVEYVINGDLSIDDGDFCDSNSICSNNPGLCDNGQVVVPGDYCSNYYDITLVVEESSFVQKDYWLKGTIPFLESMVINSNVSK